In Corynebacterium endometrii, one DNA window encodes the following:
- a CDS encoding CCA tRNA nucleotidyltransferase: MNFQDTQLIGLTARADQHAARLSDLLSGLITQFTQRGHRLYLVGGSVRDALLDRLGHDLDFTTDARPEVVKEILDGWAETVWDTGIDFGTVSAVYKGQQIEITTFRADTYDGKSRNPEVVYGDTLEGDLIRRDFKVNAMAIEFTGDGGREFHDPLDGLADLAAGVMDTPDRPEISFHDDPLRMLRAARFAAQLDFSVAQRVQDAMADMAGEIQRITVERVQVELDKLICGAHPEVGIDLLTDTGIFEFIFPEIPGMRMAQDEHAQHKDVYRHSLTVMRQAIDQEEHGPDLVLRWAALLHDCGKPATRAFTDGRVSFHHHEVVGAKLVRKRLRALKYPKATIEQVSQLVYLHMRFHGFGEGQWTDSAVRRYVTDAGDLLPRLHKLVRADCTTRNAKKARRLQRTYDHLMERIEEIAAKEDLARVRPDLDGNEIMEILDLKPGPDVGRAWAFLKELRLEEGPLDREVAIEKLRAWWEANK; this comes from the coding sequence GTGAATTTTCAGGACACTCAGCTAATTGGCCTAACTGCCCGCGCAGACCAGCACGCCGCCCGGCTCAGTGACCTCTTATCGGGGCTCATTACGCAGTTCACGCAGCGCGGCCACCGCCTTTATCTGGTGGGCGGCTCCGTGCGCGATGCCCTTCTGGACCGCCTGGGCCACGATCTTGACTTCACCACCGACGCGCGCCCCGAGGTGGTAAAGGAGATCCTTGACGGCTGGGCTGAGACCGTGTGGGATACCGGCATTGACTTTGGCACCGTATCCGCGGTGTATAAGGGCCAGCAGATTGAAATCACCACGTTCCGCGCGGACACCTATGACGGCAAGTCCCGCAACCCAGAGGTGGTCTACGGTGACACCCTTGAGGGGGACCTCATCCGCCGTGACTTCAAGGTCAATGCCATGGCCATTGAGTTCACGGGCGATGGCGGGCGCGAATTTCATGACCCCCTCGACGGCCTTGCCGATCTAGCCGCCGGCGTGATGGATACCCCGGATAGGCCGGAGATTTCCTTCCACGACGATCCTCTGCGCATGCTCCGCGCCGCGCGTTTTGCCGCCCAGCTGGATTTCTCCGTTGCCCAGCGCGTCCAGGACGCCATGGCGGATATGGCCGGAGAGATCCAGCGCATCACCGTGGAACGCGTGCAGGTTGAGCTGGACAAGCTCATCTGCGGCGCCCACCCGGAGGTGGGCATCGACCTGCTCACGGACACCGGCATCTTTGAGTTCATCTTCCCGGAGATCCCGGGCATGCGGATGGCCCAGGATGAGCACGCCCAGCACAAGGACGTCTACCGCCATTCCCTGACCGTCATGCGCCAGGCTATCGATCAGGAAGAGCACGGTCCCGATCTGGTTCTGCGCTGGGCGGCCCTCCTCCACGACTGCGGCAAGCCGGCAACGCGCGCTTTTACCGACGGCCGCGTTTCCTTCCACCATCACGAGGTAGTAGGCGCCAAGTTGGTGCGCAAGCGCCTGCGCGCGCTCAAGTACCCCAAGGCCACCATCGAGCAGGTAAGCCAGCTGGTCTACCTGCACATGCGCTTCCACGGCTTCGGCGAGGGCCAGTGGACTGACTCCGCCGTGCGCCGTTACGTCACGGACGCCGGTGACCTATTGCCGCGCCTGCACAAGCTCGTGCGCGCGGATTGCACCACCCGCAACGCCAAGAAGGCCCGCCGCCTGCAGCGCACCTACGATCACCTCATGGAACGCATCGAGGAGATAGCCGCCAAGGAGGACCTTGCGCGCGTTCGCCCGGACCTGGACGGCAATGAGATCATGGAGATCCTGGATCTCAAGCCCGGCCCAGACGTGGGCCGCGCGTGGGCATTCCTGAAAGAACTGCGCCTGGAGGAAGGACCTCTGGACCGCGAGGTAGCTATTGAAAAGCTTCGTGCTTGGTGGGAGGCTAATAAATAA
- a CDS encoding NUDIX hydrolase produces MTNHSSPDKSGDKPRRRRRRKRPDDHRKRPQRQQRPHTRMETRDETSAGGLVVSGLAEAVQPDNQVDLSRIYVALIGRLDRRGRLLWSMPKGHVENDDSKSVTAEREVWEETGIFGEVFAELGTIDYWFVSDGVRIHKTVHHHLLRYVDGILNDEDPEVTEVAWIPVSELIEHLAYADERKLARVAHDMLPDLAREEARAGRTTPR; encoded by the coding sequence ATGACTAACCACAGCAGCCCGGATAAATCCGGGGATAAACCACGGCGCAGGCGCAGGCGTAAGCGCCCCGATGACCACCGCAAGCGCCCGCAGCGCCAGCAGCGGCCGCATACGCGCATGGAAACACGGGATGAAACCTCCGCAGGCGGGCTGGTGGTTTCCGGACTAGCGGAAGCGGTGCAGCCGGATAACCAGGTGGATCTCTCCAGGATTTACGTAGCGCTCATTGGGCGCCTGGACCGCCGCGGGCGCCTGCTGTGGTCCATGCCCAAGGGGCACGTGGAAAACGATGACTCTAAGTCCGTCACGGCTGAGCGTGAGGTGTGGGAGGAAACCGGCATCTTTGGTGAGGTGTTCGCGGAGCTGGGCACCATCGATTACTGGTTCGTTTCCGATGGCGTTCGCATCCACAAGACCGTGCACCACCACCTGCTGCGCTACGTGGACGGAATCTTGAATGATGAAGACCCGGAGGTCACGGAAGTCGCCTGGATTCCGGTCTCTGAGCTCATCGAGCACCTGGCCTACGCCGATGAGCGCAAACTGGCCCGCGTAGCGCATGATATGCTACCTGACCTGGCCCGTGAGGAGGCGCGGGCGGGAAGGACCACGCCACGGTGA
- the murJ gene encoding murein biosynthesis integral membrane protein MurJ: MTSPHDDQVTAPVGTRGRIVTPTPPAPVPVPRAPQPAAAEPVEDRSSLRAPTAEPAGPAGEQAGNAATSDGDVVRATSTMAIATLLSRITGFLRTVMITSTLGGAIASAFQTANQLPNLITEIVLGAVLTSLVVPVLVRAEKEDPDRGEQFIRRLFTLAISLLATITVLAVICAPILTTMMLPEDGQVNTGQAVSFAYLLLPQISFYGLFALFQAILNTKGVFAPGAWAPVVNNLISIGVMALYWLLPGALQPEAASPITDPHVLLLGLGTTLGVVVQCLILVPYLKRAGVNLRPLWGLDARLKQFGGMAVAIIAYVAISQAGYVVTSRVAASADASAPVVYQNAWLLLQVPYGVIGVTLLTAIMPRLSRNAADGDEEAVVRDLTLGSKLTFIALIPIVIFMTGFGIPIARGLFQYGLFDANQAELLGLTLSFSAFTLIPYALVLLHLRVFYAREEAWTPTFIIAGITGTKVVLTLLAPLVANSPESVVILLGTANGFGFISGAVIGAFLLRRKLGSLGGKAVMATTTWAVIASTVGLAVALAVNWVTNLILPEDIPSVLILVKLAVLGVIFLVVTGIVLSRSGLPEVASLGRALQRIPGMRRFIKVQDAPVEEPAEIAEIQPVFAEDSFMASPVPPPMSAGIVRGPSLVPGAPVSDGRFRLLQDCGSVEGARFWRAREQETGRTVALTFVDTSGRAPMAPLSRAEAAQGAAAVSRATRKLGELGLAAVAPNIEILSYRNGCLVVADWVEGTPLRTVAEGHGLDPRAVALATAPLAQSMATAHAAGLTLGLDNSSRVRISTDATAVLAFPAVLGEASVEKDLGSLNSTLNLLVGSTAETPEQLQAIADESGADAQTVAERLLAFAHDVELEAEAKDPEGYTEPEPELIEADEANEEDPEPAAGFGGREVSWTGFITIGALAMLFVVGMAALTVWLISLIGGESEAAPVDAKSIQAPIQGERETSTPARPPVLLDLGEATAYGAAADNEEATSGDVAAIADGDGNTSWVIKDTEAGFELAVAEPTQLNHVLVSHSRSTGAEYVIHGVNDEGEDKLASGELTRGRHAAELEISEEEYSSVIVEFTSLPSAGKITISEVEITGQP; encoded by the coding sequence ATGACATCACCTCATGATGACCAGGTAACAGCCCCCGTCGGCACGCGCGGGCGCATCGTCACGCCCACACCGCCGGCGCCCGTGCCGGTTCCGCGTGCCCCGCAGCCCGCTGCCGCCGAACCGGTAGAGGACCGTTCCTCACTCCGCGCGCCCACCGCCGAGCCGGCGGGGCCAGCCGGGGAGCAGGCCGGAAACGCCGCTACGTCCGACGGCGACGTGGTCCGCGCCACCTCCACCATGGCCATTGCTACGTTGCTCTCCCGCATCACGGGATTCCTGCGCACGGTAATGATCACGTCCACCCTGGGAGGCGCGATTGCCTCCGCCTTCCAGACGGCGAACCAGCTGCCGAACCTGATTACGGAAATCGTCCTGGGCGCGGTTCTGACCTCCCTGGTGGTCCCGGTCTTAGTCCGCGCGGAAAAAGAGGATCCTGACCGCGGCGAACAGTTCATCAGGCGCCTGTTCACGCTCGCCATTTCGCTGCTGGCCACCATCACGGTGCTGGCGGTCATCTGCGCGCCGATCCTCACCACCATGATGTTGCCGGAGGACGGCCAGGTCAACACCGGCCAGGCGGTCTCCTTCGCCTACCTACTGTTGCCGCAGATCAGTTTCTATGGCCTGTTTGCGCTGTTCCAGGCCATTTTGAATACCAAGGGCGTCTTTGCCCCGGGCGCCTGGGCGCCGGTGGTCAACAACCTCATCTCCATTGGCGTCATGGCGCTTTATTGGCTGCTGCCGGGTGCGCTGCAGCCCGAGGCGGCCTCCCCAATCACGGACCCCCACGTCCTGCTGCTGGGGCTGGGCACCACCCTGGGCGTGGTGGTGCAGTGCCTGATCCTGGTGCCGTACCTCAAGCGCGCGGGCGTTAACCTGCGCCCGCTGTGGGGCCTGGACGCGCGCCTTAAGCAGTTCGGCGGCATGGCCGTGGCGATCATCGCGTACGTGGCCATCTCCCAGGCTGGCTACGTGGTCACCTCCCGCGTGGCCGCCAGCGCGGACGCTAGTGCCCCGGTGGTCTACCAAAACGCCTGGCTGCTGCTCCAGGTGCCGTACGGCGTGATTGGCGTGACCCTGCTGACCGCAATCATGCCGCGGCTGTCCCGCAACGCCGCGGACGGCGATGAGGAGGCAGTGGTCCGCGACCTGACCCTGGGCTCCAAGCTGACGTTCATCGCGCTCATCCCAATCGTCATCTTCATGACGGGCTTTGGCATCCCCATCGCCCGCGGCCTGTTCCAGTACGGCCTCTTCGACGCGAACCAGGCCGAACTTCTGGGGCTAACGCTGAGCTTCTCCGCGTTCACGCTGATCCCCTACGCCCTGGTCTTGTTGCACCTCCGCGTGTTCTACGCCCGTGAGGAGGCCTGGACGCCCACGTTCATCATCGCCGGCATCACCGGCACCAAGGTGGTGCTCACGCTGCTGGCGCCGCTGGTGGCCAACTCGCCTGAATCCGTGGTTATCCTGCTGGGTACCGCCAACGGCTTCGGTTTCATCTCCGGCGCGGTCATCGGCGCGTTCCTGCTGCGGCGCAAGCTGGGCAGCCTGGGCGGCAAGGCCGTCATGGCCACTACCACCTGGGCCGTCATAGCCTCCACCGTGGGCCTGGCCGTGGCTCTGGCGGTCAATTGGGTGACTAACCTCATCCTGCCGGAGGACATTCCTTCCGTGCTGATCCTGGTGAAGCTGGCAGTCCTGGGCGTTATCTTCCTGGTGGTCACCGGCATTGTGCTTTCCCGTTCCGGCCTGCCGGAGGTGGCCAGCCTGGGCCGCGCGCTCCAGCGCATCCCGGGCATGCGCCGTTTTATCAAGGTGCAGGACGCCCCGGTGGAGGAGCCGGCGGAGATCGCGGAGATCCAGCCGGTTTTCGCCGAGGATTCCTTCATGGCCTCCCCGGTACCGCCGCCTATGTCCGCCGGCATTGTCCGCGGCCCGTCGCTGGTGCCGGGCGCGCCTGTCTCCGACGGGCGCTTCCGCCTGCTGCAGGATTGCGGTTCCGTGGAGGGCGCGCGTTTCTGGCGCGCGCGCGAGCAGGAGACCGGCCGCACCGTGGCGTTGACCTTTGTGGATACCTCTGGCCGCGCCCCAATGGCGCCGCTTTCACGTGCCGAGGCCGCCCAGGGGGCAGCCGCCGTTTCCCGCGCCACCCGCAAGCTGGGCGAGCTGGGTCTCGCGGCCGTGGCGCCAAATATTGAGATTTTAAGTTACCGCAACGGCTGCCTGGTTGTGGCCGATTGGGTAGAGGGCACCCCGCTGCGCACCGTGGCCGAGGGCCATGGCTTGGATCCGCGTGCCGTGGCGCTGGCTACGGCGCCGCTGGCCCAATCGATGGCCACCGCGCATGCCGCGGGACTGACGCTGGGCCTAGACAATAGCTCCAGGGTGCGCATTTCTACCGATGCCACCGCCGTCCTCGCCTTCCCCGCCGTCCTCGGTGAGGCCAGCGTGGAAAAGGATCTGGGCTCCTTGAACTCCACGCTGAACCTGCTGGTGGGTTCCACCGCGGAAACCCCGGAGCAATTGCAGGCGATAGCGGACGAATCCGGCGCCGATGCCCAAACGGTGGCGGAGCGCCTGCTGGCCTTCGCCCATGACGTAGAGCTAGAGGCCGAGGCCAAGGATCCGGAAGGCTACACCGAACCGGAACCGGAGCTGATCGAAGCCGATGAGGCCAACGAGGAAGACCCGGAGCCGGCCGCGGGCTTCGGCGGCAGGGAGGTGTCCTGGACGGGCTTTATCACCATCGGCGCGCTGGCCATGCTCTTTGTTGTTGGCATGGCGGCGCTGACCGTCTGGCTGATCTCCCTAATCGGCGGGGAATCGGAGGCGGCACCGGTGGATGCCAAGTCCATTCAAGCCCCGATCCAGGGCGAGCGCGAGACCTCAACCCCAGCGCGCCCACCCGTACTTCTTGACCTCGGCGAGGCCACCGCCTACGGCGCCGCCGCGGACAACGAGGAGGCAACCTCCGGCGACGTGGCCGCTATTGCCGATGGTGACGGGAATACCTCATGGGTTATCAAAGACACGGAGGCGGGCTTTGAGCTTGCCGTGGCTGAGCCCACCCAGCTCAACCACGTATTGGTCTCCCACTCCCGTTCCACCGGCGCCGAATACGTCATCCACGGGGTCAATGACGAGGGCGAGGATAAGTTGGCCTCCGGCGAACTGACCCGCGGCCGCCACGCGGCGGAGCTTGAGATTTCTGAGGAAGAATACTCCTCAGTGATCGTGGAATTTACCTCGCTGCCCTCCGCCGGGAAGATAACTATCAGCGAAGTAGAGATCACGGGTCAGCCTTAA
- the pepN gene encoding aminopeptidase N codes for MTDANLTHVEAQARTRALELSAYYLHLDLSQAPTEEAGYTVTSRVDFTTTDAEVFLDYLGESVQSVAINGEAVEPDFDGGRIYLHDLPTGNPLSVEVTGTSLYSRTGQGLHRMRDNADGQTYVYSHLEPSDARRIFACFDQPDLKAIVNVTMTAPEGWTVLSNQPAISTAGTTTTFAPTPRLSTYLTSFAAGPYVSKQRTWNAPDGSLSSELRAFARASMEEYLDDEILDITARGMDFFHENYGFPYPWGKYDSIFVPEYNLGAMENPGLVTFTEKYLFRSKATRSQHAGRTNTILHEMSHMWFGDLVTPRWWDDLWLKESFAEFMGADASVEATPYTEAWTNFAGQRKNWAYSQDQLPTTHPIKAEIPDVDAARQNFDGITYAKGASVLKQLVHYVGRDNFYAGARDYFKAHAFDAATFGDLLTALRSHTDRDLDAWAHAWLRTWGPDTLTPRVEANTLIIEATADDKLRPHRIDVTLFDADLNPYSTLDVDVNGARTEVPITGEPALVLLNDNDHTYAKVRFDKTSLATLRASLSSIDNELSRAVAWTALWNLTRDGEWPVEDYLATVLAHAPAEQNPTLLTTAFANAAYAAGHYTPEAMRDEIRAKYADDVWALLKAAEAGSDTQLVLARAAIGALAATPEKAGTERLRYLLGGGVAGVELDPDIRWAVLTALSARDAVTAEELEEEKRRDNTLTGAAAYLGARYATPDAATKREVFDLLREPGRWSNAEVDALLSAFNAPRSGALTEPFAQEFFEVLGQIWEDHPIEIANRLVRGLYPELPMALEATDAFIANGKVPGALRRVLLEVQDAVRRALEVQGRQG; via the coding sequence ATGACTGATGCGAACCTCACTCACGTCGAAGCTCAAGCGCGCACCCGGGCGCTTGAGCTTTCCGCGTATTACCTGCACCTTGACCTCTCTCAGGCCCCCACGGAGGAGGCCGGGTACACGGTGACCTCCCGCGTGGACTTCACCACCACGGACGCGGAGGTTTTCCTGGATTACCTGGGAGAGTCGGTCCAATCCGTTGCCATTAACGGGGAGGCGGTGGAACCCGACTTTGACGGCGGGCGCATCTACCTGCACGACCTGCCCACCGGTAACCCCTTGAGCGTGGAGGTCACCGGCACCTCGCTGTATTCCCGCACCGGCCAGGGCCTGCACCGCATGCGCGACAATGCGGATGGGCAAACGTATGTGTATTCGCACCTGGAGCCCTCGGACGCGCGGCGCATCTTTGCCTGTTTTGACCAGCCGGACCTCAAGGCCATAGTCAACGTCACCATGACCGCGCCGGAGGGCTGGACCGTGCTCTCCAACCAGCCGGCGATAAGCACGGCCGGCACCACCACTACCTTCGCGCCAACGCCGCGGCTATCCACCTACCTGACTTCCTTTGCCGCCGGCCCGTACGTGTCCAAGCAGCGCACGTGGAACGCCCCGGATGGCTCGCTATCCTCCGAACTGCGCGCCTTTGCGCGGGCGTCCATGGAGGAGTACCTGGATGACGAGATCCTTGATATCACCGCCCGCGGCATGGACTTTTTCCACGAGAACTACGGATTCCCTTACCCGTGGGGCAAGTATGATTCCATCTTTGTTCCGGAGTACAACCTGGGGGCCATGGAAAACCCGGGCCTGGTTACGTTCACGGAAAAGTACCTCTTCCGCTCCAAGGCCACCCGCTCCCAGCACGCCGGGCGCACCAACACCATCCTCCACGAAATGAGCCACATGTGGTTCGGCGATCTGGTCACCCCGCGCTGGTGGGATGACCTGTGGCTCAAGGAATCCTTCGCGGAATTCATGGGCGCGGATGCCTCCGTCGAGGCCACGCCTTATACCGAGGCCTGGACCAACTTCGCCGGCCAGCGCAAGAACTGGGCCTATTCTCAGGATCAGCTGCCAACCACGCACCCCATCAAAGCGGAGATCCCAGACGTTGACGCCGCCCGCCAGAACTTTGACGGCATCACCTACGCAAAGGGCGCCTCCGTGCTCAAACAGCTGGTCCACTACGTGGGCCGGGACAACTTCTACGCCGGCGCGCGTGACTACTTCAAAGCACACGCCTTCGACGCGGCCACCTTTGGCGATCTGCTCACCGCGCTGCGCTCCCACACGGACCGCGATCTCGACGCGTGGGCCCACGCGTGGCTGCGCACGTGGGGCCCGGATACGCTGACCCCGCGCGTGGAGGCAAACACCTTGATCATCGAGGCCACCGCGGACGATAAACTGCGCCCTCACCGCATCGATGTCACCCTCTTCGATGCCGACCTTAACCCTTACTCAACGCTGGATGTGGACGTTAACGGCGCCCGCACCGAGGTGCCTATCACCGGCGAGCCCGCCCTGGTCCTGCTCAATGACAACGACCACACTTATGCCAAGGTGCGCTTCGACAAAACCTCGCTGGCAACCCTGCGCGCCTCCTTGAGCTCCATTGACAATGAGCTCTCCCGCGCCGTGGCCTGGACCGCCCTGTGGAACCTCACGCGTGACGGCGAATGGCCGGTTGAGGATTACCTGGCGACGGTCCTGGCCCACGCCCCGGCGGAGCAGAACCCCACGCTGTTGACCACGGCGTTTGCCAATGCCGCCTACGCCGCGGGCCACTACACCCCTGAGGCTATGCGTGATGAGATCCGGGCCAAATACGCCGATGATGTGTGGGCCCTCTTAAAGGCCGCGGAGGCCGGTTCGGATACCCAACTGGTGCTGGCCCGCGCGGCCATCGGCGCCCTGGCCGCCACCCCAGAAAAGGCGGGGACGGAACGCCTGCGCTACCTCCTGGGCGGCGGCGTGGCCGGCGTGGAGCTGGACCCAGACATTCGCTGGGCGGTGCTCACGGCGCTATCCGCGCGTGACGCCGTCACCGCCGAGGAACTCGAAGAGGAAAAGCGGCGGGATAACACGCTGACCGGCGCGGCCGCATACCTCGGCGCGCGCTACGCCACGCCCGACGCGGCCACCAAGCGGGAAGTCTTCGACCTGCTCCGCGAGCCGGGCCGGTGGTCCAACGCCGAGGTGGATGCCCTACTCAGCGCCTTCAACGCGCCGCGTTCCGGTGCGTTGACCGAGCCCTTCGCTCAAGAATTCTTCGAGGTACTCGGCCAGATCTGGGAAGACCACCCCATCGAGATTGCCAACCGCCTTGTCCGGGGCCTCTACCCCGAGCTGCCCATGGCCCTGGAGGCCACGGACGCGTTCATCGCCAACGGCAAGGTTCCGGGCGCGCTGCGCCGCGTGCTCCTTGAGGTTCAAGACGCAGTCCGCCGCGCGCTGGAGGTGCAGGGCCGGCAGGGCTAA
- a CDS encoding RNA polymerase sigma factor — protein MAGEQGRRSDEDLVDAFIAGDTRAFSEIVGRHRKRLTYVARRYTHNDTDAQDIVQDALLKASTNMHSYRGEAKLYTWLHKLVLNSGFDYLNHRANRENASLDSEDFDHDRNRATAHDPTPHIENSILLKTAMEQLREDQVEALYLTDIAGFPVHEVAKAQGVRPGTVKSRRSRAKEVLRAALDTRGDYAAHSQ, from the coding sequence ATGGCAGGGGAGCAGGGCCGCCGTAGCGATGAAGACTTGGTTGATGCCTTCATCGCGGGGGATACTCGGGCCTTTTCGGAAATCGTCGGGCGGCACAGGAAGCGCCTGACCTACGTGGCGCGCCGCTACACGCACAATGACACGGACGCCCAGGACATCGTGCAGGACGCGCTGCTGAAGGCTAGCACCAATATGCATTCATACCGCGGGGAGGCAAAGCTGTACACGTGGCTGCACAAGCTGGTGCTTAACAGCGGCTTCGACTACCTAAACCACCGGGCCAATAGGGAGAATGCTTCTTTAGACAGCGAGGACTTTGACCATGATCGCAACCGCGCAACCGCCCATGACCCCACCCCACATATTGAAAATTCAATCCTGCTGAAAACGGCGATGGAACAACTGCGGGAGGACCAGGTGGAGGCGCTCTACCTCACCGATATAGCCGGGTTTCCCGTCCATGAGGTGGCCAAAGCCCAGGGGGTTCGGCCGGGAACCGTCAAATCCCGGCGCTCGCGCGCGAAGGAGGTACTGCGGGCCGCGCTGGACACGCGCGGCGATTATGCAGCTCATTCCCAATAG
- the trxB gene encoding thioredoxin-disulfide reductase, translated as MTIHDVAIVGSGPAGYTAALYAARAELKPIVFEGFEYGGELMNTTEVENFPGFQKGIMGPELMEEMRAQAIRFGADLRMEVVDSVELEGEIKKLHVGDEVFEARTVILATGAAPRHLGIPGETELTGRGVSTCATCDGFFFKGHNIAVVGGGDSAMEEATFLTKFAESVTIIHRSENFRASKIMLERAKENPQIKWETNKTVEKVVEADGKVAGLELKDTVTGETKILDVTAMFVAIGHDPRSAFLNGQVALNEGGYVQVEQPTTRTNIPGVFACGDLVDDHYRQAITAAGSGCRAAIDAEHYIAALG; from the coding sequence ATGACCATCCACGATGTTGCCATCGTTGGTTCTGGCCCAGCTGGCTACACCGCAGCGCTGTACGCAGCGCGCGCAGAGCTCAAGCCAATCGTATTTGAGGGATTCGAGTACGGCGGCGAGCTAATGAACACCACCGAGGTGGAGAACTTCCCTGGATTCCAGAAGGGCATCATGGGCCCGGAGCTCATGGAGGAGATGCGCGCACAGGCCATCCGTTTCGGCGCCGACCTGCGCATGGAAGTTGTGGATTCCGTTGAGCTCGAGGGAGAGATCAAAAAGCTCCACGTTGGCGATGAGGTCTTTGAGGCCCGCACCGTCATCCTCGCCACCGGCGCCGCCCCGCGCCACCTCGGCATCCCAGGTGAAACCGAGCTGACTGGCCGCGGCGTATCCACCTGCGCTACCTGTGATGGCTTCTTCTTCAAGGGCCACAACATTGCCGTGGTAGGCGGCGGTGACTCGGCAATGGAGGAGGCAACGTTCCTCACCAAATTCGCTGAGTCCGTGACTATCATCCACCGCTCCGAAAACTTCCGTGCCTCCAAGATTATGCTGGAGCGCGCCAAGGAAAACCCACAGATCAAGTGGGAAACCAACAAGACCGTGGAAAAGGTAGTAGAAGCTGACGGCAAGGTAGCCGGCCTGGAGTTGAAGGACACCGTCACCGGCGAGACCAAGATCCTGGACGTGACCGCAATGTTCGTGGCCATTGGCCACGATCCACGCTCCGCGTTCCTCAACGGCCAGGTAGCGCTCAATGAGGGCGGATACGTCCAGGTTGAGCAGCCAACCACCCGCACCAACATCCCTGGCGTCTTCGCCTGCGGTGACCTGGTTGACGATCACTACCGCCAGGCGATTACCGCGGCCGGTTCCGGTTGCCGCGCGGCCATCGACGCTGAGCATTACATCGCGGCCCTGGGCTAA